One genomic window of Canis lupus baileyi chromosome 22, mCanLup2.hap1, whole genome shotgun sequence includes the following:
- the LOC140613745 gene encoding SREBP regulating gene protein-like, whose amino-acid sequence MTLASRVQRGLLQKRGALALVFGLLLIYFLPSTCRQGERATRDRNLLQVGHGDTPACGECRCGQCVGKGRPAWPPGWNPHPSSICTSAAAALPRTVCPTALSPACDFCDFPSQAALTFQNLLVANQDHFELCLAKCRTSSQVPK is encoded by the coding sequence ATGACCTTGGCCTCCAGGGTACAGCGTGGGCTCCTCCAGAAGAGGGGTGCGCTCGCTCTGGTCTTCGGGCTCCTGCTCATCTACTTCCTCCCCAGCAcctgcaggcagggggagagggcaaCGAGAGATCGGAATCTCCTCCAGGTTGGACACGGTGACACCCCAGCCTGCGGAGAGTGCAGATGCGGTCAGTGTGTGGGCAAgggcaggccggcctggcccccGGGGTGGAACCCCCACCCGAGCTCCATTTGCACCTCAGCTGCTGCAGCGCTTCCAAGGACCGTGTGCCCTACTGCCCTCAGCCCAGCCTGTGACTTCTGTGACTtccccagccaggcagccctgacGTTCCAGAACCTACTCGTGGCCAACCAGGATCACTTTGAATTGTGTTTGGCCAAATGCAGGACCTCATCCCAGGTTCCCAAGTAG